A genomic window from Deltaproteobacteria bacterium includes:
- a CDS encoding ATP-grasp domain-containing protein has protein sequence MRVAILHNHDFDSLDDDPAREARQDVISVAAALRDALVVRHAVELVPLGRAPFAELQALCDAPPDVAINLCESVNGDARGEALVPLALELAGVPVTGSPALGISVALHKPKCKEVLRARGIPTPDWVELADPTDVASVTLGYPLIVKPSREDASSGIHAHSVVHDAAELAQAVREVVTRFKQSALVERFVVGRELNVALLGEPLRALPLGEIDFSALPAHLPAIVTYAGKWDESSVECLATPPRPSTLSGELAQHVVDVAVAAFSAVGCRDYGRVDVRLAADGTPYVIDVNPNCDLSPTAGFARAAAQGGLGYAELAEELVQLAWRRHGAAPAARWRPSAPRPDARGDLGVLGQRGELRSRAG, from the coding sequence ATGCGCGTCGCCATCCTGCACAACCACGACTTCGATTCCCTCGACGACGACCCCGCCCGCGAGGCCCGCCAGGACGTGATCTCGGTGGCCGCCGCGCTCCGCGATGCGCTCGTTGTCCGGCACGCCGTGGAGCTGGTGCCGCTCGGTCGCGCGCCCTTCGCCGAGCTGCAAGCGCTCTGCGACGCGCCGCCGGATGTGGCCATCAACCTCTGCGAGAGCGTCAACGGCGACGCGCGCGGCGAGGCCCTGGTTCCGCTGGCCCTGGAGCTCGCGGGCGTGCCCGTGACCGGCTCGCCGGCGCTGGGCATCTCCGTGGCCCTGCACAAGCCCAAGTGCAAAGAGGTCCTGCGCGCGCGCGGGATTCCGACGCCCGACTGGGTGGAGCTCGCGGATCCCACCGACGTCGCGAGCGTGACGCTCGGTTATCCGCTCATCGTGAAGCCCTCGCGCGAGGACGCCTCCAGCGGCATCCACGCGCACTCCGTGGTCCACGACGCGGCCGAGCTGGCCCAGGCGGTGCGCGAGGTGGTCACGCGCTTCAAGCAGTCGGCGCTGGTGGAGCGGTTCGTCGTGGGGCGCGAGCTGAACGTGGCGCTCCTGGGCGAGCCCCTGCGCGCGCTGCCGCTGGGCGAGATCGACTTTTCGGCGCTGCCGGCGCACCTGCCGGCCATCGTCACCTACGCGGGAAAGTGGGACGAGAGCTCGGTCGAGTGCCTGGCCACGCCGCCGCGGCCCTCGACGCTCTCGGGTGAGCTGGCCCAGCACGTCGTCGACGTGGCCGTGGCCGCGTTCTCGGCCGTGGGCTGCCGCGACTACGGCCGCGTGGACGTGCGCCTCGCCGCCGACGGCACGCCCTACGTCATCGACGTGAACCCCAACTGCGACCTCTCCCCCACGGCCGGCTTCGCGCGCGCCGCGGCCCAGGGCGGGCTCGGTTACGCCGAGCTGGCCGAGGAGCTGGTCCAGCTCGCCTGGAGGCGCCATGGAGCTGCGCCCGCTGCTCGCTGGAGACCGTCCGCACCTCGCCCGGATGCTCGAGGGGATCTCGGAGTTCTCGGCCAGCGAGGTGAGCTGCGCTCTCGAGCTGGTTGA